The Ziziphus jujuba cultivar Dongzao chromosome 5, ASM3175591v1 genome segment cccttttttttttttttttaatgaataaatagtAAGCAACAtttctattattgttatttttttgtttattggtgAAGGATCATATGTAATAGGGATCTTAGTTCCTATTGAAATGGAATCTTTAGAGTACTTGCTAaggttttcaatttaattaaacaGAACCAGAACCTTCACATCCAGTTGACATGATAGGGATTAAGTTTATGGCGTGAGCCATTATGCCTactttttctaattaataaatatcatttggccctttttatttttttaaaaaatatttcatttaaattttttaagatttacattaattataatttaattcttaaaattttaaaaatatcacttATCTTTTTTTAGATTTCAAACAGTTTTGAATTTAATCAATGAACTTActaaaaattatcatcaagtttaaattttagaaaGCTTTCTTTACTttccaaagaaaaacaaataaaaattgatttagaagatcaaaaaccaaattataaaattctatttgatGCAGTTATAAGAGAttctaacaataaaaaaaaaattagaaaaaaacatgtcgtacttaaaaaaatcaataaaaatgttcttcgATGGtcatacaaattaattaatgatttggaACAACAGGAGGGAAAAAATGAATAGAGGTCAGTAGCGGATTATTAGATTCGTGAAAATTCACGTAAAATCAAACATGTAATGATTTTTACTGATAACCTATAAACTACTAATATTAATACCAAAGATACATAATACCAAAGATACTACATTttctttcatattattttatttatactttttaaaataattttatctttagAATGTcagttgtaatttttaaaatttaaaacattgaattgaaattaatgcaattttttatttttgttttacttttattcCATTTTGCTAGTCAAATTATGGTcaactaatatattttaatcaaaaagataattttaacccattttttaaatttaaataaaccaaaaaagaaaaaagaaaaaccatttaCAAAAACCAGTCTATTTTTTTGAGTTTCtgaaataaaaatcttttttttatttttttgctatgcCCCAGGCATCCCTTTTCCCCCCAAGACTCGAACCCAACTTTCACTGGCCGGGCTGTGGTGTGCTAACCACTGAGCTTTCACGCAAGTCTAAaactgtattttttattttttatttttttttggtaattaactaCACATtacttttaaatgaaattttaattattatttgaaacaaACTTaagattaaaatcataaatagattatatttatatataaataattagaaGGTTTAAAGTGTCAAGTCAAACGTATGATATGAGTTAACTAATGCTTGGACAATCGGTCaagtgaaacaaaaataaaatatgaaaggaTAAATTGAAACATAATGAAACtgtaatgaattttttaaaaatagaaaatgtaaaaaaatattaaacatagaGGGCTAACTGATATTTGATCTTAATCAATATGAAATTTGTGGCAAATTTATTAGGTGTCCAATAACCAGTGACTTATTACACTTCGTCAACGGTTATATCTAAAAGTATTTTCCGtgctagattttttttctttttctttttctttttaagttacCAAGAAAAAAGTagctttttttcaaaaaaaaaaaaaaagaaaaaaaaagaaaaaaaggaaaaggttgTTTTCACCGTTGCACTTATTTGGTAATGTTAAAAAATAGGAACAACAGGTTCTAGATGCGCTGTAAGAGCCCTATACGGTTCATTTGAATATATCTAAAAGTATTTTCCGTGCtagatcttttttctttttctttttctttttaagataCCAATAAAAGtagttttttttcaaaaaaaagaaaaaaaagaaaaaaaggaaaaggttgTTTTCACCGCTGCACTTATTTGGTAATGTTAAAAAATAGGAACAACAGGTTCTAGATGCGCTGTAAGAGCCCCATACAGTTCATTTGAAAactacaatatacatatatatatatatatatatatatatatatttatttattattttattatcgtcttttcaattttttaatacttCTCGTCTGTACCATACAGTGGGTGGTAACTGCAGCTATTTGCTGTTGATGACTGGTTAAAAAAATTGGTAAGATTTCAAAGAGcaaaaaagaaatggtattttgGGCAATCAAAACGTAAAgtgtttttcaaaaacaaagagCCAGTTCGTTAGAttaccaaaaaagtaaaaaattaaaaaacagctagtttattaataaacaaaatttaataaatcaattctAATCAGCAACATGTAACACGCATTTGGATTCTTAAAATCTTTTTCTCGATCGTCGAGTTCAAGTCccgtttcaattttaaaataaaaaaataaaatccattaaaataaagTTTCCCAAATTTGACTGGTCCAACGACTATGATTCTATCCTCTTTTTACATATATACGCAGGCAGGCTGCATAGATGTGGACActgcaataaaaaataaataaataaatgttgttCAGTAGCATTTCATCGAACACTTGGCTGCTAAGCATCGGCCTGCTAGTGTGTATAACAATATGCGGTTGCAATGCGAGTGTGGATCCGAACTTCCGAGTTAGAGCGGTAGCTCTAGGAGGTTGGTTGGTCACAGAAGGCTGGATTAAACCTTCCCTCTTTGATGGAATCCCAAACAAAGACTTCTTGGATGGAACTCAGTTTCAGCTCAAATCAGTCACCACTGGCAAATATCTCTCTGCTGAGTTTGGAGGAGGAAGCATCGTTGTCGCCAACCGAACAACTCCTTCCAGCTGGGAAACATTTACGGTTGAAAAAATCTTTTAAcacttttaaattaaataacatatatataggaATTCTCGCATCAGGACCGTCCTGATAGTGTAGTTTTGGTATTTGTTTTGTGTAGGTGTGGAGGCTGAATGAGAAAGCTTTCCAGTTGAGGGTGTTTCAAAAGCAATTTCTGGGTCTGGACTTGAATGGGAAAGGGAAAGCACTAGTGGCGGTGGCTAACTCACCTGGGGTTTTGGAGACATTTGAGATTGTGAAAAAACCCGGTAACTCGAAACGGGTTCGGATTAAAGCAACCAATGGAATGTTCTTGCAGGCAAAGACAGAGGAGCTGGTGACTGCTGATTATCCAGCTGGGAATACTACTACTGGCTGGGGAGACGATGACCcatctgtttttgttttcagaATTGCTGGAAAATTGCTTGGCGAGTATCAAGTAACAAATGGTTATGGTCCACTGAGAGCACCACAAGTTATGAGGGTAAGAGACTTTAACACTatccttttttattaattaagaacCGTTTTCCATACTTCtatgtttttttcattatatggAAGTTTTTCTAATATTGGGAATTAGGGATTCAAACTTGCTTAATTTTCCGACGAAACAGCGTTTTTCATTGTTGGGCTGTTTCTGCATTAATGACAGATCTCTATCTATGAATTTGTGTAAAAAGAACCAACTCGAcgtgtatgtgtatatgtatatatctcaCACCAATAATGATGAATGGATCTGAATAGGAGCACTGGAAAACCTTCATAGTGGAAAGTGACTTCAAGTTCATATCAGAAAATGGATTGAATACTGTGAGAGTACCAGTGGGTTGGTGGATAGCAAGTGATCCATCACCCCCTAAGCCCTTTGTGGGAGGTTCCTTGGCAGCGTTAGACAATGCCTTCATGTGGGCTAAGTATGTACCACACTACTCTACTTCCTCTGTTTAATTTCTAACCATGAAAAACTGGTATGAATTGGGACTTACATAGTTGGGCCACTCTCATAGAtaacattctttttcttgtcttgTCCaagtttcataaaataaaaattcaaacatacACATGTGtataagttaaaattaaaaacaaaaagcttCTGTTTTTAATATTGCttaattatattgttttggtaGTAAATATGGAGTGAAGGTTATAATAGACCTGCATGCAGCACCGGGCTCCCAAAATGGGTGGGAGCATAGTGGTACCAGAGATGGCTCTCTTGAATGGGGCAAAACAGATGAAAACATAAAGCAAACTGTTAATGTCATAGAATTCCTTGCTTCaaggtatatttatataactataaatatacattttacttgctattattattattattgtcaaagCATTATACGTATATGAACAATTTTCCATATgtacatttgaaaattttgtaaggTACGCCAAACATCCAAGCCTATACGCAGTAGAACTTATAAACGAGCCTCTATCCCCTGGAGTTTCTGTAGACACATTGAAAAAGTTCTACAAGGCTGGTTATGATGCTGTTCGTAGGCACACTGACAAGGCCTTTGTGATATTCTCAAACCGTTTGGGACCAATGAAACCCAGAGAACTCTTCCCTGTGATCAGCGGCTTAAAAGGATCGGTCATTGATGTCCATTACTATCATCTCTTCACTGATGACTTTAACAAAATGACCGTCCAACAGAACATCGACTATATCTACAGCAATAATACCGAGGAATTGAATCGTGTTACCACATCCAATGGCCCTCTCATTTTTGTTGGTATAATACTACAACAAAAAttcaattccatttttttttttttaatctgtcaAAATTTGGggtatgattttattattacatGAAAAATGTGTCATTAATTTGTTGTTAACTTTGCATTTGGATTCAGGTGAATGGGTGGCTGAGTGGAAAGTTAAGGAtgcaacaaaagaaaattaccaAAGATATGCAAAAGCTCAATTGGATGTTTTTGGGAGAGCAACATTTGGGTGGTCTTATTGGACGCTTAGGAATGTAAACAAGCATTGGAATCTTGAGTGGATGATCAAGAATGGTTATATCAAGCTCtagatttagaaaaaaaaaataataaataaataaaccagcCAATTATTGGGCTAGCTGATTTTGTGCATATTAGTCTGTACGCTTACTTCATTTTGGACCCTGTTGACAATAAGAATCCAGGGTTTTTCCAAGAGCACTGCGAGTTCTTTACGTTTTTAAGACATACATTGATCTGGATCTTTCTATGCATTTCTCTTATTCCCAATTCTATCCCACCAATAAAGAATAGACACTTCATCCCCACCACAATAAatgtaaaaacaatatttttttatttatttttgttatttttgtagtTAAAAACTAACTACATGTTATCCAAATCTGATAATGACATATTTATTGTGgctcaaaatatttaattacaataaCATACACTTTCAGCCACAGCAATTTAAATAAACAGATTCAAAACCTTCATACCATGTATCACTACTTtctctaataaattaattaattaactaatatcACTTtagtcatttctttttttttttttttttccacaaatgcatatgcattttattttttgtttcactttatttcattttactaGTCAAATTATagtcaattaattatattttaactaaAAAGACAATTTTAACCCATTTTCAGAattcatatatacaaaaaaagaaaaaagaaaaaaagaattacaaaaggcaatccaatattttttttagttattactATGCACTACAACATTTATGtctaaatgaaattataattattatttgaaacaaATGTAAAAACAGAATAATAAACAGATCATTTTTACGTATAAATAAGTTTAAAAGTCTCACTTAAGTCAAATATATGCGTGGACTAATAGTTGGACTATCAAAAGGgataaagtaaaacaaaaataaaatataaaaggctaaaataaaatgaaacaaaacacGAAACAAGGGTTtcagctaaaaaaataaataaataaatcacgaAACAAGGGAACTGTattgaaattttctaaaatagaaATGCATTTCTGAAaagtattccaaaaaaaaaaaaaaaaaacaaaggaagggCTAAGTGATATTTACTCTTAGTTATTATGAACTTAGTCACTAGCAAATTTGTTTGGTGTCCAATAATAAgtcatttattatattatatcattcCTATAATTGTTACATAAAAAAGTCTATACAGCACATGGTTCATGAATGGATTTTTCCTAATGGGAAACAGCAATAtgagaaaaacaaaaccaaattttAGGCATAATAAGGAAAAGTTTAAAAAGAACAGCGGCCAAACATTTTTGTCTCCTCTTTGAGGCCTGCTAatgattgtttgtttgttttattaaattatttatttgtttattattattattattattattattattattattatttttatgatattgaagtGGAGTATTCAAATTCGCATTATTACGCAAAAAACCAAAgtagttttttaaaattcgaATTATTGCACAAGAAAATATAATAGCTTTCCTTTATGGATAAACCCGGAATAAGAAGTTTTAGATGCTCTATAGGAACCCAATACAGACCATTTGAAAACCATAATAtataccataatatatatatatacatatttattattttgttcattaatatatatatacacatatttattattttgttcattttttaaaacttctCTTCTTCACTATACCTTTAGTGGTACCAGCAGCCATTTCCTGTTGATGGCTATTGGCAGAGaggataaattttttaaaaattggtagagtttcaaaaagaaaaaagaaaaagaaaaaaggaaagtattTTGGGTAATTATAAGTGTAtgtgtttttcaaatacagCCAGCTAGTAAATTTGTGTGGAAACgaaaagaaatttcaaataatatttttgtgttatgTTATTCTTATCCATCCAAGACGTATGTAAAGAATACatacttatgcaaaataaggaaatattatcaattataattaattacaattatTTCTAAAATCAATCTATACTTAACTAAACAATCACTAATCAAtcttaaaaagaataattatttacaataattagaTATTGACATTTCATGCTGACAATTTCCCTCAAGTTGGAGTATAGATATTAATCATGCCCCACTTACTGATTGAAGCATTAAACATCTTTCCAAATACAGCATTTGCAAGTGCATATGCTAATTGGTCTTCTAACTTAACAGGTGGAAATCGAGTGATTTTCCAATCCAGATTTTCCTTGATGAAATTACAATCAACTTCTACATTTTTAGTACGAACATGTTGTATTGGATTGTATGCAATTTCAATGGCTGTTTTATTATCACAATGCAAATCTATAAGCTTTTGTTactcaaattctaaattttttaccCAAAGTAACTCACATACACCATTAAGCCATACCTCAAAATTCTGATTCTGCACTGGATCTTGCTACAATCTTTTGCTTCTCCGAATGACTCAATTTTCTCCAACGAACATGAAGTATCCTGATGTGGATCTTTATTAGTTTGATCTCTTGCCTAGTTAGAGTCCATGTATCCTAAAGTATCTAAAGTATCActattgaaaaatagaaaactttTTTCCTGGAACATTcctcaaataccttaggatttgATACACAACACATATATGTTCTTCACTTAGCACATGCAAGAAACGGGTTACTATGCTTACTGCATAAGCTATATTTGGCCTTGTGTGAGATAAGCAAATTAGTCTTCCAGCTAATCGCTGATAACGACCTTTATCCATAGGAACCTGATCCAGATTTTCTCCAAGTTTATGATTCATTTCTTCAGGCATCTCCACTGGCTTGCAACCCAACATCGTAGTTTCAGTTATAAGATCTagcatgtatttaatttgtgataaggaatttctatattttgatCTTGACACTTTAatctttaagaaatattttaatttatcaagatctttcatttcaaatttggtGGCCAAATACTCTTGCAAAGCCTTCATTTCACCCAAATTATCACCTGTTAAAACCGtatcatccacatatataattaatagacCTTTTTGGTTCTATGTTTTATATACATAGTATGATTTGAATTACTctatttataacaaaataattttattgtcTTCAAGAATCTCCTAAACGAAGTTCATAGTGATTGTTTCAACCCATATAAAGACTTCTTCAACTTACAGAATTTACCATTATCTGAAAGTTCACATTTACTTCTGAAGGGTAGGGTCCTGTTCTTAAGATTCAAATAAGAAAAGAGTCACAAACCTTTATGCATGCACCTCCGTAGAAGTGCTATGTACAAGTTCCGGCTAGGATAATTGGGAAAGATAAACCCATTTGAATTGCTCAACATACAATTatttctttcataaatccatatataacatttttaatatcaaactaTTTCATGGCCCAATcttaattaaatgtttggatatAGGAATTCGGATTATTTTGATCTTGGCTACTAGCAAAAACATCTCTTGATAAtccaccccatatttctgcataTATTCTTTTGCAACTAGCTTTACTTTATATATGTTAATTCTAATATCTGCTTAAAGGTTTACAGTGAATACTCATCTACATCAAACTATCTTTTTTCCTTTGGGTAACGGCATAAGTTCCCAAGTTGCACACTTTTATAGAGCCTCCATTTCTTCATTCATTGCCTTTTTCCACTATGAGTCTTCCAATACATCATGCACACTACTAGGAATAGGcacaaaaaataattgattaacaATAAATGCATACGATTCAGACAACCTATGATTTGACATATGGTAACTAATTGGATACTTAATCTTGGCTTTAAAGTTAGGTTCATATTTTTCCTTTGGTACTTATTTGTTTGTCCTTTATGGGTATCTAATAAGTTCTCTGTCTCCTGTACGTATAAGTGAATTATCAGATTCATTAGAATTGGGTTTTGAAATTACTTGGGGAAGAAAATTCTTGGTAAAATCTTTAGTTACTGATGAAGACAAGGGCAACTCTACCATTTGGTCAGAGAAATCAAGAAAGCTAGATTCAAAGATGTTTGCAATGCCGATTTCATTAGGAAAGTTAGATTTGGGACCTTCACCTTCATTAATACTAGATTCATTTAGCGATATATCTCCATATTCAATAACTTCAGATTCTATGCCAACTATTTCATCCAGCGGAACAGTGTCAGATTCAAGGCTTCTTAGCTTCCAACTCCATAAATCTTTGCCTTTTAGCATGTTCTCTTCACTAAAACTCTCCCCTCGAAAAGAAGATCCAAAAACTCCCCCTGAGTAGTAAAGTTCTAATTCATGAAAAGAAACATCCAATGTTACATGTACCATTCAAGTTTGAGGATGATAAATTTATATCCCTTTTGAAAATCAGAATATCCAACAAAAAAATACTTGCTGGCACATGGATCCCATTTGCTTATTGAATTTTGGGAATGTGCACATATACAGTATAGCCAAAAATTTGGGGTTTGGGATTTGGTAGATAAGAAATGGAAAGTAGAGATTACTTCTTCTGCTATGGAGTTTGGAAAACAATGAATCTGTATGGTGTTCGGTTAATAAGATATATAATAGGTTTTACCGCCTCTCCTCAATAATATCGAGGCATGTTCATACCAAATAGAGAAACACAAACAACCTTTAATATTTGTTGATTCTTCTGTTTAGCCAATCCATTCTACTCTGTAGTATAGGTACAAAAAGGTTTGGTGACAAATCCCATGACTGCTTAATACCTTGGCTAACGATGCATCAACGAACTCTCTACCATTTTCATACTAAAAGACTAGAATCTATTTTTGATACTTAGTAGTAACTATActgtggaatttttgaaatgcTATACATacttcacttttattttttagaagagATATCCAAATCATCTGGGTacattcatcaataaaagtgatAAAATAACTAGCATGAGAAAAGAAAGGGATTTTTGCAAGATTCTAAATACAGAGTAGATGACCATAAAAAATTCTGAACATTTATTAAGGCTTGGCAAATAAGACATCCAGTAGCTTTTAACCatttcacaaactttatattgaaaatcaaaatcGCTTACCTTTGAAAATAGATGAGGTTGCAACTTCTGAAGATAGCAAAAGACAGATATCCTAATCTTCGGTGTCATAGCCAAATAGTTTATCGAGTGTTGTTTActtcatttgttttatttatttgacatGTTTTCAgtttctcattttctttcaaatccaaatAGTAGAGTTTGCCCTGTTTAACTCCGTAACCAAGAATCTCTTGAGTTTGAATGTCCTGAAACATACAATATGAAGGACAAAAGGTCATAGTAAATGCTAAAGTTGAGGTAATTTGGCTGACATATAACAAATTGTACTTAAGAAATGGAACAACAAAGACGAATATCTAAAATAAGTTTCCAAGACAAGATGATAGGGCCATCTCCAATAGAAGGAGAGGTACTACCATTAGCTGTGGATATGACACACTGAGAAAAAGACATAATAAACTGTAATTGACTTGAATCATTGATCATATGATCGGATGCACCTAAATAATCCACATACTATTCTTagagtttataaaaaaaaaaacaaataccttATCTATCATAGGTAGATGTTTGTCATTTGCTACAAACTGATTATTAGCTATAGTAATGTGTCTCGCAATCTGCTTTTGAGGCTTGTTGGTGAAGTCCCTCCAATCAAGATAACCAGTTATCTCATACACCTTTACTTCGAATGACCTATTTCTTTACACTAAGAACATACGAGGCTGTTGGATTGGGTTCTGTCAAATGATGCTCCTCCAGATGATGCTTAGCCGAATTTTCCAATTCGTTGATAACTTCCATTTTTGTATGATTTAGATGATAGT includes the following:
- the LOC107420962 gene encoding probable glucan 1,3-beta-glucosidase A — its product is MLFSSISSNTWLLSIGLLVCITICGCNASVDPNFRVRAVALGGWLVTEGWIKPSLFDGIPNKDFLDGTQFQLKSVTTGKYLSAEFGGGSIVVANRTTPSSWETFTVWRLNEKAFQLRVFQKQFLGLDLNGKGKALVAVANSPGVLETFEIVKKPGNSKRVRIKATNGMFLQAKTEELVTADYPAGNTTTGWGDDDPSVFVFRIAGKLLGEYQVTNGYGPLRAPQVMREHWKTFIVESDFKFISENGLNTVRVPVGWWIASDPSPPKPFVGGSLAALDNAFMWANKYGVKVIIDLHAAPGSQNGWEHSGTRDGSLEWGKTDENIKQTVNVIEFLASRYAKHPSLYAVELINEPLSPGVSVDTLKKFYKAGYDAVRRHTDKAFVIFSNRLGPMKPRELFPVISGLKGSVIDVHYYHLFTDDFNKMTVQQNIDYIYSNNTEELNRVTTSNGPLIFVGEWVAEWKVKDATKENYQRYAKAQLDVFGRATFGWSYWTLRNVNKHWNLEWMIKNGYIKL